From the genome of Winogradskyella forsetii, one region includes:
- a CDS encoding amidohydrolase, translated as MKKLLSILLLLTIFACQKDKQEADLIVTNANIYTVDNNFNKAEAFAVKDGKIIAVGTTSEIDDNYKAIDTINANGKTLLPGFIDAHCHFLGLGFNQQAVDLVGTKSFEELMKRVLDFQNENNNQYILGRGWDQNDWEDKQFPNKALLDKLYPKTPIALIRIDGHALLANQAALDLGKVTKNSKIEGGEVVVENGKLTGILIDNAKSLVMKHWPKPTKIDQAEALLEAQKICFDLGLTTVDDAGLSREAIETIENLQESGKLKMRIYAMVSHTKDNLDFFLEKGITKTDRLNVRSFKFYADGALGSRGAMLREPYSDKPGHLGLLVTDLETLKKSAERIADSEFQMNTHAIGDSANHVVLDIYNKVLKGKNDRRWRVEHAQIVSPEDFELYKNVMPSIQPTHATSDMYWAEDRVGAERIKGAYAFKQLLEAYGKIALGTDFPVERVSPFLTFYAAVARQDLEQYPEGGFLMENALSREEALKGMTIWAAYSNFEEDEKGSIEVGKFADFIILDKDIMTVEANEIPKIKVLRTVVGGEKVN; from the coding sequence ATGAAAAAACTACTCTCAATCCTATTGTTACTGACAATTTTTGCTTGTCAGAAAGATAAGCAAGAAGCAGATTTAATTGTCACAAATGCCAACATATACACCGTAGATAATAATTTCAATAAAGCAGAAGCATTCGCAGTAAAAGACGGAAAAATAATTGCTGTAGGTACAACGTCTGAAATCGATGACAATTATAAAGCTATTGATACCATCAACGCCAACGGAAAAACACTTTTACCAGGTTTTATTGATGCCCATTGCCACTTTTTAGGTTTAGGTTTTAATCAGCAAGCTGTCGATTTAGTTGGAACAAAAAGTTTTGAAGAGCTAATGAAACGTGTGCTGGATTTTCAAAATGAAAATAACAACCAATATATTTTAGGTAGAGGTTGGGACCAAAATGACTGGGAAGACAAACAATTTCCGAACAAAGCATTATTAGATAAATTATATCCTAAAACACCCATTGCTTTAATACGCATCGATGGGCATGCTTTACTAGCCAATCAAGCCGCCTTGGATTTAGGTAAAGTAACTAAGAATAGTAAAATTGAAGGCGGAGAAGTTGTTGTTGAAAACGGAAAGCTGACAGGAATTCTAATCGATAATGCCAAAAGTCTAGTTATGAAACATTGGCCAAAACCAACAAAAATTGACCAAGCGGAAGCATTGCTTGAGGCCCAGAAAATTTGCTTCGATTTAGGGTTAACAACGGTCGATGATGCAGGATTGAGCAGAGAAGCCATCGAAACTATAGAAAACCTTCAAGAATCAGGCAAATTAAAAATGCGTATCTATGCGATGGTTTCGCATACTAAAGACAATCTGGATTTTTTTTTAGAAAAAGGCATTACTAAAACTGACCGACTCAATGTGCGTTCGTTTAAATTTTATGCAGATGGAGCTTTAGGCTCAAGAGGCGCCATGCTTAGAGAACCTTATTCTGATAAACCGGGTCATTTAGGATTACTGGTTACCGATTTGGAAACCCTTAAAAAATCAGCAGAGCGCATTGCCGATTCAGAATTTCAAATGAATACACATGCCATTGGAGATTCTGCTAATCACGTCGTATTGGATATCTACAACAAAGTCCTTAAAGGAAAAAATGATAGACGCTGGCGTGTAGAACATGCACAGATTGTATCGCCAGAGGATTTTGAGTTGTATAAAAATGTAATGCCCTCCATTCAACCAACACATGCCACAAGCGATATGTATTGGGCCGAAGACCGCGTGGGAGCAGAACGTATAAAAGGCGCCTATGCCTTTAAGCAATTATTGGAAGCCTACGGAAAAATAGCATTGGGAACCGATTTTCCTGTGGAGCGCGTGAGTCCATTTTTAACATTTTATGCTGCTGTGGCAAGGCAAGATTTAGAGCAATATCCTGAAGGTGGTTTTCTGATGGAAAATGCATTATCTAGGGAAGAAGCTTTAAAAGGTATGACCATTTGGGCAGCCTATTCAAATTTTGAAGAAGATGAAAAAGGAAGCATTGAAGTTGGAAAATTTGCTGATTTTATCATTTTGGATAAAGATATTATGACGGTTGAGGCAAACGAGATTCCTAAGATTAAGGTTTTGAGAACTGTTGTTGGAGGGGAAAAAGTGAATTAA
- a CDS encoding porin family protein, whose amino-acid sequence MKIKYILLSIFTLGLAFSYAQEKDTIADQTVNVIKPYTPTISDAFKIKDNPTLADSTTVKKKEIRYNIFSIPVASTFTPAKGKAATVDKAKAVKLYDNYASLGVGNYTTLLGEVYLNHELSRDENVGGYFSHHSSQGGIDNLLLDDAFSKTKLNAHYTKSQRDFAWKVDGGFNLQSYNWYGLPQDYFGQSEADAIDPKHNYTSVNLGGKINFEDAIVKDASLRFRRFGDDRSSGENRFMASSNFEVAIQDADIDAELFIDYLGGSFDSNFIGTQSIDYGNFMIGIAPSYQYNQDDLTINLGIRLTYLNDTEFSKSKFYVHPNIEGSYRLVDELLIAYGGLTGKLIQNSYYDFANYNPFVSPTLFVSPTDQQFKTFVGVKGKLSNNISYNVRGNYASEKGKALFKANEALATASEDYHYGNSFGVIYDNVTTFSIAGELNVDFNRNFTLGIKGEYFAYDMKNEAQAWNLPDLEASLFLDYQISEQWFAGASAYFVGEREDERIVNSLFAQPEVNRVSLESYFDLNAHVGYKINDQLSVFAKANNIFNQDYQRWLNFPVQGIQFLAGATYQFDF is encoded by the coding sequence ATGAAAATTAAATATATATTATTATCAATCTTCACTTTGGGTTTGGCTTTTAGTTATGCCCAAGAAAAAGACACCATAGCGGACCAAACCGTCAATGTTATAAAACCATATACGCCAACCATATCGGATGCCTTTAAAATTAAGGATAATCCAACTTTGGCAGACTCGACTACGGTAAAGAAAAAGGAAATAAGATATAATATTTTCTCAATCCCTGTGGCATCCACATTTACACCGGCAAAAGGAAAAGCAGCTACGGTAGATAAGGCTAAAGCCGTAAAGTTATACGATAATTATGCCTCACTTGGCGTGGGTAATTATACAACTCTTTTAGGCGAAGTTTATTTGAATCACGAATTAAGTAGGGACGAAAATGTAGGCGGTTATTTTAGTCATCATTCCTCACAAGGTGGTATTGATAATTTGTTGTTGGATGATGCCTTTTCTAAAACAAAGCTCAATGCGCATTATACCAAAAGCCAAAGGGATTTTGCTTGGAAAGTTGATGGTGGATTCAATTTACAATCTTATAATTGGTATGGTTTACCACAAGACTATTTTGGACAATCAGAAGCCGATGCTATTGATCCTAAACATAATTACACAAGTGTTAATTTAGGTGGTAAAATTAATTTTGAAGATGCTATTGTAAAAGATGCAAGCCTACGTTTTAGACGTTTTGGAGACGATAGAAGTTCTGGAGAAAACCGTTTTATGGCCAGTTCTAATTTTGAAGTCGCCATACAAGATGCAGATATCGATGCCGAATTATTTATTGATTATTTAGGCGGAAGTTTCGATTCTAATTTCATTGGCACGCAGTCCATAGATTACGGCAATTTTATGATTGGTATTGCACCTTCATATCAGTATAATCAAGATGATTTAACCATTAATCTAGGTATAAGACTAACCTATTTGAATGATACGGAATTCAGTAAAAGTAAATTTTATGTTCATCCAAATATTGAAGGATCCTACCGTTTAGTTGATGAGCTTTTAATCGCTTATGGAGGTTTAACAGGTAAGCTGATTCAAAATTCATATTACGATTTTGCTAACTATAATCCGTTTGTGTCGCCAACACTTTTTGTAAGCCCAACAGACCAGCAGTTTAAAACGTTTGTTGGCGTCAAAGGAAAGCTATCCAATAATATCAGCTATAATGTGAGAGGAAATTATGCTTCTGAAAAAGGGAAAGCCTTATTCAAGGCTAACGAAGCATTGGCAACAGCATCAGAAGATTACCACTACGGAAATTCATTTGGTGTCATTTACGATAATGTAACAACGTTTTCCATTGCTGGAGAATTGAATGTGGATTTCAACAGAAATTTCACTTTAGGAATTAAGGGCGAATATTTTGCTTACGACATGAAAAACGAAGCACAAGCATGGAATTTACCAGATTTGGAAGCCTCATTATTTTTGGATTATCAAATTTCAGAACAATGGTTTGCAGGCGCAAGTGCTTATTTTGTTGGCGAGCGAGAAGATGAAAGAATTGTGAATTCGCTTTTTGCACAACCAGAGGTAAACCGAGTAAGTTTAGAAAGTTATTTCGATTTAAATGCACATGTTGGCTACAAAATAAACGATCAATTGTCTGTATTTGCCAAGGCAAATAATATTTTTAATCAAGATTATCAGCGTTGGTTAAATTTCCCGGTTCAAGGCATTCAGTTTTTGGCTGGCGCAACATATCAGTTCGATTTCTAA
- a CDS encoding tetratricopeptide repeat protein translates to MMLLKKQLIIVFLVVSSLGMAQKSAVYTSDLQDYQKALTLYNNKQYKAAQSLFDDIKEETNDVTIKSDCAYYIANCAVRLNQNNADDLVTEFVEDYPTSTKRNTAFLDVANYYFENGKYAYARKWYERVDERSIARSEKERFNFNYGYALYSTNDEKKATKYLNRVVNSKEYGSQAKYYIGFLAYQGDDYDKANEYFDQVSDNEKYKEKLSYYQADLNFKLGKFEKAIELAEEQLPNVRGIEESELSKIIGESYFNLEKYAEAIPYLKAYQGKNRKWNNTDYYQLGYAYYKQNDFESAISEFNKIIDGNNSVAQNAYYHLGESYINLDKKQEALNAFRNASQMDFDLKIQEDAWLNYAKISYEIGNPYQSVPQVLTSYLNQYPDSGFKDEVEALLIDSYITSKNYKEALELLKGKNSFEHKAAYQKVAFFRAVELYNENKYNEALDLFNGSLKEPRDPKFVAKATFWKAETDYNLTNYNEALIGFKQFSGMDEASSLPENENLNYNLAYTYFKLKDYNNASNYFEKFIQNKSNDKLRQNDAYLRLADGYFVSSNYNDAIDAYNKAIQINEIETDYAAFQKAMSQGYLGKGSNKISELKSFINAYPKSALRDDAMYELANSYVKSGDSDKAMQMYDRLNSEYKTSAFTSKVLLRQGLVYYNGNDNERALSKFKKVATDFPGSGEAVQAVSTVRLIYIDLGRVDEYANWVRTLDYVEVTDVDLDNATYLAAEKPYLDNETDKAIRQFNKYLNEFPKGLHNQKAHFYLAELYYKKGLLDNAQPHYKAVVDASKSEYTEQATVKLCEIYLKKSDWEKAIPVLKRLELEADYPQNVIYAQSNLMNAYYQTEDYSKAESYAEKVLGNSKLDNKVKSDAKLIIARSAIQTGNEVKAKTAYAEVEKLATGSVAAEALYYNGYFKNKAGDYEASNTTIQKLAKDYGSYKLFSAKGLVVMAKNFYALGDAFQATYILESVISNFPEFDAVVQEAKTELNKIKAEEAKTNSSIETED, encoded by the coding sequence ATGATGTTACTCAAAAAACAGTTAATCATCGTTTTTCTAGTCGTTTCTTCGCTAGGAATGGCACAAAAATCTGCCGTCTACACTAGCGATTTACAAGACTACCAAAAGGCATTAACTTTATATAATAATAAACAGTATAAAGCAGCTCAGTCTTTGTTCGACGATATCAAAGAAGAGACCAATGACGTTACCATTAAATCCGATTGCGCCTACTATATTGCCAATTGTGCGGTACGGTTAAATCAAAATAACGCAGATGATTTAGTGACGGAATTTGTTGAAGACTACCCAACAAGCACTAAAAGAAATACAGCTTTTTTAGATGTTGCCAATTACTATTTCGAAAATGGAAAATATGCCTATGCACGCAAATGGTACGAAAGAGTAGATGAAAGAAGCATAGCGCGTTCCGAAAAAGAGCGTTTCAACTTTAATTATGGCTATGCTTTGTATTCTACTAATGACGAAAAGAAAGCGACAAAATATTTAAACCGTGTCGTAAATTCTAAAGAATACGGTTCCCAGGCCAAATATTACATCGGTTTTTTAGCTTATCAGGGCGATGATTATGATAAGGCGAATGAGTATTTTGATCAAGTTAGCGATAATGAAAAGTACAAAGAGAAATTATCATATTACCAAGCCGACCTAAATTTTAAATTAGGAAAGTTTGAAAAAGCCATTGAACTGGCAGAAGAACAATTACCAAATGTTAGAGGCATTGAAGAATCTGAATTGTCAAAGATTATAGGCGAAAGTTATTTCAATCTTGAAAAATATGCTGAGGCCATTCCTTATTTAAAAGCCTACCAAGGTAAAAATCGAAAATGGAACAATACCGATTATTATCAATTGGGTTATGCCTATTACAAACAAAATGATTTTGAAAGTGCCATTTCCGAATTCAATAAAATTATTGATGGCAATAATTCGGTGGCTCAGAATGCCTATTACCATTTAGGGGAAAGCTATATCAATTTAGATAAAAAACAGGAAGCTTTAAATGCCTTTAGAAATGCATCACAAATGGATTTCGATTTAAAAATCCAGGAAGATGCTTGGTTAAATTATGCAAAAATCAGTTACGAAATCGGGAATCCATACCAATCTGTTCCGCAAGTTTTAACGAGTTATTTAAACCAATATCCGGATTCTGGTTTTAAGGATGAAGTGGAAGCCTTATTAATAGATTCGTACATCACTTCTAAAAACTATAAGGAAGCCTTAGAATTGTTGAAAGGCAAAAATAGTTTTGAGCATAAAGCGGCTTACCAAAAAGTAGCCTTTTTTAGGGCTGTTGAATTGTATAACGAAAACAAGTACAACGAAGCCTTGGATTTATTTAACGGCTCATTGAAAGAACCAAGAGACCCAAAATTTGTAGCGAAAGCCACATTTTGGAAAGCGGAAACGGACTATAATTTAACCAATTATAACGAGGCGCTGATTGGGTTCAAACAATTTTCAGGAATGGACGAAGCCTCAAGCTTACCAGAAAATGAAAACCTGAATTACAATTTGGCATATACGTATTTTAAGTTGAAGGATTATAACAATGCCTCCAACTATTTTGAAAAGTTCATTCAAAATAAATCGAATGATAAATTGCGTCAAAACGATGCTTATTTAAGATTGGCAGATGGTTATTTCGTATCCAGTAACTATAATGATGCTATAGACGCTTATAACAAAGCCATTCAAATCAACGAGATTGAAACCGACTATGCAGCCTTTCAAAAAGCAATGAGTCAAGGCTATTTAGGAAAAGGGTCTAATAAAATTTCAGAATTGAAATCCTTTATCAATGCGTATCCAAAGTCAGCTTTACGAGACGATGCCATGTACGAATTGGCAAATTCTTACGTAAAATCGGGCGACTCAGACAAAGCCATGCAAATGTATGACCGTTTAAATTCGGAATACAAAACAAGTGCATTTACCTCTAAAGTTTTGTTGAGACAAGGGTTGGTGTATTATAATGGAAACGATAATGAGCGTGCTTTGAGCAAGTTCAAAAAAGTAGCCACCGATTTCCCAGGTTCCGGCGAAGCGGTTCAAGCGGTTTCAACGGTTCGTTTAATTTATATCGATTTAGGTCGAGTGGATGAATACGCCAATTGGGTAAGAACTTTGGATTATGTTGAGGTTACTGATGTGGATTTAGATAATGCCACTTATTTAGCTGCAGAAAAACCATATTTAGATAACGAAACCGATAAGGCCATTCGTCAGTTTAACAAGTATTTGAATGAATTCCCAAAAGGACTTCACAATCAAAAAGCGCATTTTTATTTAGCGGAATTATATTATAAGAAAGGGTTGTTGGATAATGCGCAACCACATTACAAAGCTGTTGTTGATGCCTCAAAATCTGAATATACCGAGCAAGCAACGGTTAAGCTTTGTGAAATTTATTTGAAAAAATCGGATTGGGAAAAAGCCATTCCTGTGTTAAAACGCTTGGAGCTTGAGGCCGATTATCCTCAGAATGTGATTTACGCACAATCCAATTTAATGAATGCCTATTACCAAACCGAAGATTATTCGAAAGCAGAAAGTTATGCTGAAAAAGTATTGGGCAATTCAAAACTGGATAACAAAGTAAAGAGTGATGCGAAACTGATCATTGCACGTTCAGCCATACAAACAGGAAATGAAGTCAAAGCGAAAACCGCTTATGCCGAAGTTGAAAAACTAGCCACAGGAAGCGTTGCCGCGGAAGCCTTGTACTATAATGGCTATTTTAAAAATAAAGCAGGAGACTACGAAGCATCGAATACAACTATTCAAAAATTAGCCAAGGATTACGGTAGTTATAAATTGTTTAGCGCTAAAGGTTTGGTAGTTATGGCAAAGAATTTTTATGCTTTGGGAGATGCGTTTCAAGCCACTTATATTTTAGAAAGTGTAATTAGCAATTTCCCAGAGTTTGACGCTGTTGTACAAGAAGCCAAAACAGAACTAAATAAAATAAAAGCCGAAGAAGCTAAAACAAATTCATCAATCGAAACTGAGGACTAG
- the trpA gene encoding tryptophan synthase subunit alpha, protein MNRINQKLQEDKKLLSIYFTAGYPNINDTTTIIKSLEKNGVDMIEIGLPFSDPLADGPTIQASSTQALKNGMTSDLLFEQLKAIRESVSIPLIIMGYFNPMLQYGVEAFCKKCEEVGIDGLIIPDLPVDVYNDDYKAIFEKHGLINVFLITPQTSDERIQYIDSVSNGFIYMVSSASVTGSSSGFGDEQTNYFKRIADMNLKNPQIVGFGISDHETFTQATQYGKGAIIGSAFIKHLTENGIGDLSGFVSAIRNNP, encoded by the coding sequence TTGAACAGAATAAATCAAAAATTACAAGAGGATAAAAAATTGTTGTCTATTTATTTTACGGCAGGTTATCCCAATATCAATGACACCACGACCATAATTAAAAGTCTTGAAAAAAATGGTGTGGACATGATTGAAATCGGGTTGCCTTTTAGCGATCCTCTGGCAGATGGACCAACCATACAAGCTAGTTCTACACAAGCATTAAAAAACGGCATGACGAGTGACTTGTTGTTTGAACAACTCAAAGCTATTCGGGAATCGGTTTCTATTCCATTAATTATTATGGGTTATTTTAATCCGATGTTACAATATGGTGTTGAAGCCTTTTGTAAAAAATGTGAAGAGGTAGGTATTGATGGATTGATCATTCCAGATTTGCCAGTAGATGTTTATAATGATGACTATAAGGCAATTTTTGAAAAACACGGCTTAATCAATGTGTTTTTAATAACGCCACAAACCTCAGATGAGCGTATTCAATACATCGATTCGGTCTCCAATGGGTTTATTTATATGGTCAGCTCGGCAAGCGTCACAGGAAGCAGTTCTGGTTTTGGTGACGAGCAGACCAATTATTTTAAACGTATTGCTGACATGAATTTAAAAAACCCCCAAATTGTAGGTTTTGGCATTTCAGATCATGAAACTTTTACGCAAGCCACACAATATGGAAAAGGCGCGATAATCGGAAGTGCTTTTATAAAGCATTTGACCGAAAACGGAATTGGTGATTTAAGTGGCTTTGTGTCTGCCATCCGGAATAATCCTTAA
- a CDS encoding tRNA (cytidine(34)-2'-O)-methyltransferase yields the protein MPLNIVLIEPEIPNNTGNIGRLALATGSKLHLVKPFGFEIDDKRLKRAGLDYWQHLEVIYYDSIDDFFLQNNDAQMVFLSSHGTKSHWDIDFKNDMFLVFGKESVGLPKPLIEKYESQLFKIPLYSKEIRSLNLANAVGIIVYEGLRQIK from the coding sequence ATGCCACTCAACATCGTACTTATAGAACCCGAAATTCCAAATAACACTGGCAACATTGGTCGTCTGGCATTAGCTACAGGTTCAAAATTACATTTAGTAAAACCTTTTGGTTTCGAAATTGATGATAAACGCCTTAAACGCGCCGGACTCGATTATTGGCAACATTTGGAGGTCATCTATTATGATTCTATTGATGATTTCTTCCTACAAAACAATGACGCACAAATGGTATTTTTATCTAGCCACGGCACCAAAAGTCATTGGGATATTGACTTTAAAAACGACATGTTCTTGGTTTTTGGCAAAGAATCTGTTGGGTTACCAAAACCGTTAATAGAGAAATATGAATCACAATTATTTAAAATTCCCCTTTATAGTAAGGAAATACGCAGTTTAAATTTAGCCAATGCAGTAGGAATAATTGTTTATGAAGGTCTGCGACAAATTAAATAA